Proteins co-encoded in one Xiphophorus couchianus chromosome 16, X_couchianus-1.0, whole genome shotgun sequence genomic window:
- the mpg gene encoding DNA-3-methyladenine glycosylase — translation MMAGRKRKVQDLAVAAAAAHTESGLLLRRNQTELNCRASPAKLKSQPVLCESVQSLEPERSHYFNYNEPQRRLGQDFFNQPCISLAKAFLGKVLVRRRADGSELRGRIVETEAYLGGEDKASHSAGGKRTERNTAMFMKPGTIYVYPIYGIYLCMNVSSEGEGAAVLLRSLEPLLGQPAMRELRAARRKEGARQLKDKELCNGPSKLCQALNIPRCFDRRDLASDPEVWLEDDQNTSPPKPQDIVSAPRVGIESHGEWAKKPWRFYLRGHPCVSVVNKEAERLSLSGNETDNVDE, via the exons ATGATggcaggaagaaaaagaaaggtcCAAGACTTGGcagtggctgctgctgctgcacacacagAGTCGGGCTTGCTGTTGCGTAGAAACCAGACTGAACTGAACTGTAGAGCTTCTCCTGCCAAGCTGAAGAGCCAACCAGTTCTGTGTGAATCTGTTCAAAGTCTCGAGCCGGAGCGAAGCCATTATTTCAACTACAACGAGCCTCAGCGCAGACTGGGGCAGGACTTTTTCAATCAGCCCTGCATCAGTTTGGCCAAAGCATTCCTCGGCAAG GTGCTGGTCCGCAGGCGTGCCGATGGCTCTGAGCTTCGAGGGAGAATAGTGGAAACTGAAGCATATCTTGGAGGGGAGGACAAAGCCTCTCACTCAGCAGGGGGCAAACGCACTGAGAGGAACACAGCCATGTTCATGAAGCCCGGCACAATCTACGTGTATCCGATCTATGGGATCTACCTCTGCATGAATGTGTCCAGTGAAG GGGAGGGTGCTGCCGTGCTGCTGCGCTCTCTGGAGCCCCTGCTGGGCCAGCCTGCGATGAGGGAGCTGAGAGCGGCTCGACGCAAAGAGGGAGCCCGGCAACTGAAGGACAAAGAGCTCTGCAACGGGCCCTCGAAGCTGTGCCAGGCTCTAAATATACCTCGCTGTTTTGACCGAAGAGACTTGGCTTCTGACCCCGAGGTGTGGCTCGAGGACGATCAAAACACAAGTCCCCCAAAACCCCAGGATATAGTTTCAGCTCCACGCGTCGGTATCGAGTCCCACGGGGAGTGGGCCAAGAAACCGTGGCGCTTTTATCTGCGGGGGCATCCCTGTGTTAGTGTGGTGAATAAAGAGGCAGAGAGACTGTCTCTGTCTGGAAATGAAACAGACAATGTAGATGAatga
- the nprl3 gene encoding GATOR1 complex protein NPRL3 isoform X4 — MMLSPSAESPDDRNSLYSQSRNNRHKSGDKTSPISVILVSSGSRGNKLLFRYPFQRIADCPSSLSAKQRNPYALNTTGDVLEDPDGDSREQCPLTDEQLVAGFSDSILATILATKNDMCGKKFELKIDNVRFVGHPTLLQHSPLIQANADPSVISCMHNLSRRIAIALQHEERRCQYLTREAKLMLSMQDEITTTTETDGTPQSPFRQILPKCKLARDLKAAYDSLCTTGVVRLHINNWLEVSFCLPHKIHRVGGNYIPPEALERSLKAIRPYHALLLLESEKALLDQLPLDCSPAMVRLIKTCSAVKNLQQLAQDADLALLQIFQIAAHLVYWGKAIIIFPLCENNVYMLSPHANISLYSTLAKQFAQQFSGHDLPSMLAKFSLPVSLAEFRNPLEAPAQEAQLIQMVVWMLQRRLLIQLHTYVCLLISPSEDEPTPKGEELPLAARVGGRSLSTPSALSFGSPTSSDDMTLTSPSMENSSAELLPGGDSPLNKRMTETLLASLSEHERQVILNIPAAQNPEDLRMFARLLHYFRGHHHLEEIMYNENMRRSQLKTLFDKFRSVLIVTNHEDPIISIFQSPMEYTA; from the exons ATGATGCTAAGCCCGTCGGCCGAGTCACCAGATGACAGAAACTCCCTATACAGTCAGTCACGGAACAACAGACATAAAAGCGGGGATAAAACTAGTCCTATAAGCGTCATCCTGGTTAGTTCTGGGAGTAGAGGGAACAAACTTCTCTTTCGGTATCCTTTTCAAAGAATAGCTGATTGTCCGTCTTCTCTCTCAG CAAAACAGCGTAATCCATATGCACTGAACACAACTGGGGATGTTCTGGAAGATCCGGATGGTGATTCAAg GGAGCAATGTCCGCTAACTGACGAACAGTTGGTAGCAGG GTTTTCTGATAGCATCCTGGCCACCATCCTGGCCACCAAGAACGATATGTGTGGAAAGAAGTTTGAACTCAAGATAGATAATGTTCGATTTGTGGGTCACCCGACTCTTCTGCAGCATTCTCCCCTCATCCAG GCAAACGCCGACCCGTCAGTGATCAGCTGCATGCACAACCTGTCTCGGCGCATCGCCATAGCCCTTCAGCATGAGGAGCGCCGCTGCCAGTACCTGACCAGAGAAGCCAAGCTGATGCTTTCCATGCAAGACGAGATCACCACTACGACTGAGA CAGATGGAACCCCGCAATCCCCATTTAGACAAATTCTTCCAAAATGTAAACTAGCCAGAGACTTAAAGGCGGCCTATGACAG CCTCTGTACAACAGGTGTGGTACGATTACATATCAACAACTGGCTGGAGGTCAGCTTCTGCTTGCCTCATAAGATCCACAGGGTTGGTGGGAACTACATTCCCCCAGAGGCACTAGAGCGCAGTCTGAAGGCCATAAG GCCCTATCATGCCCTGCTGCTGCTAGAAAGTGAGAAGGCGCTGTTGGATCAACTTCCTCTGGACTGCTCACCTGCAATGGTGCGCCTGATAAAGACCTGCTCAGCAGtgaaaaacctgcagcagctcGCCCAGGACGCTGACCTGGCCTTACTTCAG atCTTCCAAATTGCTGCTCACTTGGTTTACTGGGGCAAGGCGATCATCATCTTTCCTCTTTGTGAGAATAACGTCTACATGCTGTCTCCTCATGCCAACATCTCTCT ATACTCCACTTTAGCTAAGCAATTTGCTCAGCAGTTCTCTGGCCACGATCTGCCCTCCATGTTGGCCAAGTTCTCTCTACCGGTCTCATTGGCCGAATTCAGAAACCCCCTGGAAGCCCCTGCACAGGAG GCCCAGCTCATCCAGATGGTGGTGTGGATGCTCCAGCGCCGCCTGCTCATCCAGTTGCACACTTATGTTTGCCTTTTAATATCACCCAGTGAAGATGAGCCTACACCCAAGGGTGAAGAACTTCCACTGGCTGCACGGGTTGGAGGCCGCAGTCTCAGCACCCCGAGCGCTCTCAGTTTTGGTTCTCCAA CCAGCAGTGACGACATGACCCTAACCAGTCCCAGTATGGAGAATTCCAGCGCTGAGCTGCTGCCTGGCGGAGACTCTCCTTTGAATAAAAGGATGACAGAAACACTCCTGGCAAGCCTGTCGGAGCATGAGAGGCAGGTTATACTGAACATCCCGGCTGCGCAAAATCCAGAGGATCTGCGGATGTTTGCCAG GCTGCTGCACTATTTTCGGGGACATCACCACCTGGAAGAAATCATGTACAACGAGAACATGAGGCGATCGCAGCTCAAGACGCTGTTCGACAAGTTCCGCAGCGTCCTCATTGTGACGAACCACGAAGATCCTATTATTTCTATCTTTCAGTCTCCCATGGAGTACACAGCATGA
- the nprl3 gene encoding GATOR1 complex protein NPRL3 isoform X5 — MMLSPSAESPDDRNSLYSQSRNNRHKSGDKTSPISVILVSSGSRGNKLLFRYPFQRIADCPSSLSAKQRNPYALNTTGDVLEDPDGDSRFSDSILATILATKNDMCGKKFELKIDNVRFVGHPTLLQHSPLIQANADPSVISCMHNLSRRIAIALQHEERRCQYLTREAKLMLSMQDEITTTTETDGTPQSPFRQILPKCKLARDLKAAYDSLCTTGVVRLHINNWLEVSFCLPHKIHRVGGNYIPPEALERSLKAIRPYHALLLLESEKALLDQLPLDCSPAMVRLIKTCSAVKNLQQLAQDADLALLQIFQIAAHLVYWGKAIIIFPLCENNVYMLSPHANISLYSTLAKQFAQQFSGHDLPSMLAKFSLPVSLAEFRNPLEAPAQEAQLIQMVVWMLQRRLLIQLHTYVCLLISPSEDEPTPKGEELPLAARVGGRSLSTPSALSFGSPTSSDDMTLTSPSMENSSAELLPGGDSPLNKRMTETLLASLSEHERQVILNIPAAQNPEDLRMFARLLHYFRGHHHLEEIMYNENMRRSQLKTLFDKFRSVLIVTNHEDPIISIFQSPMEYTA, encoded by the exons ATGATGCTAAGCCCGTCGGCCGAGTCACCAGATGACAGAAACTCCCTATACAGTCAGTCACGGAACAACAGACATAAAAGCGGGGATAAAACTAGTCCTATAAGCGTCATCCTGGTTAGTTCTGGGAGTAGAGGGAACAAACTTCTCTTTCGGTATCCTTTTCAAAGAATAGCTGATTGTCCGTCTTCTCTCTCAG CAAAACAGCGTAATCCATATGCACTGAACACAACTGGGGATGTTCTGGAAGATCCGGATGGTGATTCAAg GTTTTCTGATAGCATCCTGGCCACCATCCTGGCCACCAAGAACGATATGTGTGGAAAGAAGTTTGAACTCAAGATAGATAATGTTCGATTTGTGGGTCACCCGACTCTTCTGCAGCATTCTCCCCTCATCCAG GCAAACGCCGACCCGTCAGTGATCAGCTGCATGCACAACCTGTCTCGGCGCATCGCCATAGCCCTTCAGCATGAGGAGCGCCGCTGCCAGTACCTGACCAGAGAAGCCAAGCTGATGCTTTCCATGCAAGACGAGATCACCACTACGACTGAGA CAGATGGAACCCCGCAATCCCCATTTAGACAAATTCTTCCAAAATGTAAACTAGCCAGAGACTTAAAGGCGGCCTATGACAG CCTCTGTACAACAGGTGTGGTACGATTACATATCAACAACTGGCTGGAGGTCAGCTTCTGCTTGCCTCATAAGATCCACAGGGTTGGTGGGAACTACATTCCCCCAGAGGCACTAGAGCGCAGTCTGAAGGCCATAAG GCCCTATCATGCCCTGCTGCTGCTAGAAAGTGAGAAGGCGCTGTTGGATCAACTTCCTCTGGACTGCTCACCTGCAATGGTGCGCCTGATAAAGACCTGCTCAGCAGtgaaaaacctgcagcagctcGCCCAGGACGCTGACCTGGCCTTACTTCAG atCTTCCAAATTGCTGCTCACTTGGTTTACTGGGGCAAGGCGATCATCATCTTTCCTCTTTGTGAGAATAACGTCTACATGCTGTCTCCTCATGCCAACATCTCTCT ATACTCCACTTTAGCTAAGCAATTTGCTCAGCAGTTCTCTGGCCACGATCTGCCCTCCATGTTGGCCAAGTTCTCTCTACCGGTCTCATTGGCCGAATTCAGAAACCCCCTGGAAGCCCCTGCACAGGAG GCCCAGCTCATCCAGATGGTGGTGTGGATGCTCCAGCGCCGCCTGCTCATCCAGTTGCACACTTATGTTTGCCTTTTAATATCACCCAGTGAAGATGAGCCTACACCCAAGGGTGAAGAACTTCCACTGGCTGCACGGGTTGGAGGCCGCAGTCTCAGCACCCCGAGCGCTCTCAGTTTTGGTTCTCCAA CCAGCAGTGACGACATGACCCTAACCAGTCCCAGTATGGAGAATTCCAGCGCTGAGCTGCTGCCTGGCGGAGACTCTCCTTTGAATAAAAGGATGACAGAAACACTCCTGGCAAGCCTGTCGGAGCATGAGAGGCAGGTTATACTGAACATCCCGGCTGCGCAAAATCCAGAGGATCTGCGGATGTTTGCCAG GCTGCTGCACTATTTTCGGGGACATCACCACCTGGAAGAAATCATGTACAACGAGAACATGAGGCGATCGCAGCTCAAGACGCTGTTCGACAAGTTCCGCAGCGTCCTCATTGTGACGAACCACGAAGATCCTATTATTTCTATCTTTCAGTCTCCCATGGAGTACACAGCATGA
- the nprl3 gene encoding GATOR1 complex protein NPRL3 isoform X3, protein MMLSPSAESPDDRNSLYSQSRNNRHKSGDKTSPISVILVSSGSRGNKLLFRYPFQRIADCPSSLSAKQRNPYALNTTGDVLEDPDGDSRFSDSILATILATKNDMCGKKFELKIDNVRFVGHPTLLQHSPLIQVSKTDPSPKREMPTMILFNVVFALRANADPSVISCMHNLSRRIAIALQHEERRCQYLTREAKLMLSMQDEITTTTETDGTPQSPFRQILPKCKLARDLKAAYDSLCTTGVVRLHINNWLEVSFCLPHKIHRVGGNYIPPEALERSLKAIRPYHALLLLESEKALLDQLPLDCSPAMVRLIKTCSAVKNLQQLAQDADLALLQIFQIAAHLVYWGKAIIIFPLCENNVYMLSPHANISLYSTLAKQFAQQFSGHDLPSMLAKFSLPVSLAEFRNPLEAPAQEAQLIQMVVWMLQRRLLIQLHTYVCLLISPSEDEPTPKGEELPLAARVGGRSLSTPSALSFGSPTSSDDMTLTSPSMENSSAELLPGGDSPLNKRMTETLLASLSEHERQVILNIPAAQNPEDLRMFARLLHYFRGHHHLEEIMYNENMRRSQLKTLFDKFRSVLIVTNHEDPIISIFQSPMEYTA, encoded by the exons ATGATGCTAAGCCCGTCGGCCGAGTCACCAGATGACAGAAACTCCCTATACAGTCAGTCACGGAACAACAGACATAAAAGCGGGGATAAAACTAGTCCTATAAGCGTCATCCTGGTTAGTTCTGGGAGTAGAGGGAACAAACTTCTCTTTCGGTATCCTTTTCAAAGAATAGCTGATTGTCCGTCTTCTCTCTCAG CAAAACAGCGTAATCCATATGCACTGAACACAACTGGGGATGTTCTGGAAGATCCGGATGGTGATTCAAg GTTTTCTGATAGCATCCTGGCCACCATCCTGGCCACCAAGAACGATATGTGTGGAAAGAAGTTTGAACTCAAGATAGATAATGTTCGATTTGTGGGTCACCCGACTCTTCTGCAGCATTCTCCCCTCATCCAG gTTTCCAAAACAGATCCTTCGCCTAAGAGAGAAATGCCCACGATGATCTTGTTTAATGTGGTTTTTGCACTAAGA GCAAACGCCGACCCGTCAGTGATCAGCTGCATGCACAACCTGTCTCGGCGCATCGCCATAGCCCTTCAGCATGAGGAGCGCCGCTGCCAGTACCTGACCAGAGAAGCCAAGCTGATGCTTTCCATGCAAGACGAGATCACCACTACGACTGAGA CAGATGGAACCCCGCAATCCCCATTTAGACAAATTCTTCCAAAATGTAAACTAGCCAGAGACTTAAAGGCGGCCTATGACAG CCTCTGTACAACAGGTGTGGTACGATTACATATCAACAACTGGCTGGAGGTCAGCTTCTGCTTGCCTCATAAGATCCACAGGGTTGGTGGGAACTACATTCCCCCAGAGGCACTAGAGCGCAGTCTGAAGGCCATAAG GCCCTATCATGCCCTGCTGCTGCTAGAAAGTGAGAAGGCGCTGTTGGATCAACTTCCTCTGGACTGCTCACCTGCAATGGTGCGCCTGATAAAGACCTGCTCAGCAGtgaaaaacctgcagcagctcGCCCAGGACGCTGACCTGGCCTTACTTCAG atCTTCCAAATTGCTGCTCACTTGGTTTACTGGGGCAAGGCGATCATCATCTTTCCTCTTTGTGAGAATAACGTCTACATGCTGTCTCCTCATGCCAACATCTCTCT ATACTCCACTTTAGCTAAGCAATTTGCTCAGCAGTTCTCTGGCCACGATCTGCCCTCCATGTTGGCCAAGTTCTCTCTACCGGTCTCATTGGCCGAATTCAGAAACCCCCTGGAAGCCCCTGCACAGGAG GCCCAGCTCATCCAGATGGTGGTGTGGATGCTCCAGCGCCGCCTGCTCATCCAGTTGCACACTTATGTTTGCCTTTTAATATCACCCAGTGAAGATGAGCCTACACCCAAGGGTGAAGAACTTCCACTGGCTGCACGGGTTGGAGGCCGCAGTCTCAGCACCCCGAGCGCTCTCAGTTTTGGTTCTCCAA CCAGCAGTGACGACATGACCCTAACCAGTCCCAGTATGGAGAATTCCAGCGCTGAGCTGCTGCCTGGCGGAGACTCTCCTTTGAATAAAAGGATGACAGAAACACTCCTGGCAAGCCTGTCGGAGCATGAGAGGCAGGTTATACTGAACATCCCGGCTGCGCAAAATCCAGAGGATCTGCGGATGTTTGCCAG GCTGCTGCACTATTTTCGGGGACATCACCACCTGGAAGAAATCATGTACAACGAGAACATGAGGCGATCGCAGCTCAAGACGCTGTTCGACAAGTTCCGCAGCGTCCTCATTGTGACGAACCACGAAGATCCTATTATTTCTATCTTTCAGTCTCCCATGGAGTACACAGCATGA
- the nprl3 gene encoding GATOR1 complex protein NPRL3 isoform X2, with protein MMLSPSAESPDDRNSLYSQSRNNRHKSGDKTSPISVILVSSGSRGNKLLFRYPFQRIADCPSSLSAKQRNPYALNTTGDVLEDPDGDSREQCPLTDEQLVAGFSDSILATILATKNDMCGKKFELKIDNVRFVGHPTLLQHSPLIQVSKTDPSPKREMPTMILFNVVFALRANADPSVISCMHNLSRRIAIALQHEERRCQYLTREAKLMLSMQDEITTTTENGTPQSPFRQILPKCKLARDLKAAYDSLCTTGVVRLHINNWLEVSFCLPHKIHRVGGNYIPPEALERSLKAIRPYHALLLLESEKALLDQLPLDCSPAMVRLIKTCSAVKNLQQLAQDADLALLQIFQIAAHLVYWGKAIIIFPLCENNVYMLSPHANISLYSTLAKQFAQQFSGHDLPSMLAKFSLPVSLAEFRNPLEAPAQEAQLIQMVVWMLQRRLLIQLHTYVCLLISPSEDEPTPKGEELPLAARVGGRSLSTPSALSFGSPTSSDDMTLTSPSMENSSAELLPGGDSPLNKRMTETLLASLSEHERQVILNIPAAQNPEDLRMFARLLHYFRGHHHLEEIMYNENMRRSQLKTLFDKFRSVLIVTNHEDPIISIFQSPMEYTA; from the exons ATGATGCTAAGCCCGTCGGCCGAGTCACCAGATGACAGAAACTCCCTATACAGTCAGTCACGGAACAACAGACATAAAAGCGGGGATAAAACTAGTCCTATAAGCGTCATCCTGGTTAGTTCTGGGAGTAGAGGGAACAAACTTCTCTTTCGGTATCCTTTTCAAAGAATAGCTGATTGTCCGTCTTCTCTCTCAG CAAAACAGCGTAATCCATATGCACTGAACACAACTGGGGATGTTCTGGAAGATCCGGATGGTGATTCAAg GGAGCAATGTCCGCTAACTGACGAACAGTTGGTAGCAGG GTTTTCTGATAGCATCCTGGCCACCATCCTGGCCACCAAGAACGATATGTGTGGAAAGAAGTTTGAACTCAAGATAGATAATGTTCGATTTGTGGGTCACCCGACTCTTCTGCAGCATTCTCCCCTCATCCAG gTTTCCAAAACAGATCCTTCGCCTAAGAGAGAAATGCCCACGATGATCTTGTTTAATGTGGTTTTTGCACTAAGA GCAAACGCCGACCCGTCAGTGATCAGCTGCATGCACAACCTGTCTCGGCGCATCGCCATAGCCCTTCAGCATGAGGAGCGCCGCTGCCAGTACCTGACCAGAGAAGCCAAGCTGATGCTTTCCATGCAAGACGAGATCACCACTACGACTGAGA ATGGAACCCCGCAATCCCCATTTAGACAAATTCTTCCAAAATGTAAACTAGCCAGAGACTTAAAGGCGGCCTATGACAG CCTCTGTACAACAGGTGTGGTACGATTACATATCAACAACTGGCTGGAGGTCAGCTTCTGCTTGCCTCATAAGATCCACAGGGTTGGTGGGAACTACATTCCCCCAGAGGCACTAGAGCGCAGTCTGAAGGCCATAAG GCCCTATCATGCCCTGCTGCTGCTAGAAAGTGAGAAGGCGCTGTTGGATCAACTTCCTCTGGACTGCTCACCTGCAATGGTGCGCCTGATAAAGACCTGCTCAGCAGtgaaaaacctgcagcagctcGCCCAGGACGCTGACCTGGCCTTACTTCAG atCTTCCAAATTGCTGCTCACTTGGTTTACTGGGGCAAGGCGATCATCATCTTTCCTCTTTGTGAGAATAACGTCTACATGCTGTCTCCTCATGCCAACATCTCTCT ATACTCCACTTTAGCTAAGCAATTTGCTCAGCAGTTCTCTGGCCACGATCTGCCCTCCATGTTGGCCAAGTTCTCTCTACCGGTCTCATTGGCCGAATTCAGAAACCCCCTGGAAGCCCCTGCACAGGAG GCCCAGCTCATCCAGATGGTGGTGTGGATGCTCCAGCGCCGCCTGCTCATCCAGTTGCACACTTATGTTTGCCTTTTAATATCACCCAGTGAAGATGAGCCTACACCCAAGGGTGAAGAACTTCCACTGGCTGCACGGGTTGGAGGCCGCAGTCTCAGCACCCCGAGCGCTCTCAGTTTTGGTTCTCCAA CCAGCAGTGACGACATGACCCTAACCAGTCCCAGTATGGAGAATTCCAGCGCTGAGCTGCTGCCTGGCGGAGACTCTCCTTTGAATAAAAGGATGACAGAAACACTCCTGGCAAGCCTGTCGGAGCATGAGAGGCAGGTTATACTGAACATCCCGGCTGCGCAAAATCCAGAGGATCTGCGGATGTTTGCCAG GCTGCTGCACTATTTTCGGGGACATCACCACCTGGAAGAAATCATGTACAACGAGAACATGAGGCGATCGCAGCTCAAGACGCTGTTCGACAAGTTCCGCAGCGTCCTCATTGTGACGAACCACGAAGATCCTATTATTTCTATCTTTCAGTCTCCCATGGAGTACACAGCATGA
- the nprl3 gene encoding GATOR1 complex protein NPRL3 isoform X1, giving the protein MMLSPSAESPDDRNSLYSQSRNNRHKSGDKTSPISVILVSSGSRGNKLLFRYPFQRIADCPSSLSAKQRNPYALNTTGDVLEDPDGDSREQCPLTDEQLVAGFSDSILATILATKNDMCGKKFELKIDNVRFVGHPTLLQHSPLIQVSKTDPSPKREMPTMILFNVVFALRANADPSVISCMHNLSRRIAIALQHEERRCQYLTREAKLMLSMQDEITTTTETDGTPQSPFRQILPKCKLARDLKAAYDSLCTTGVVRLHINNWLEVSFCLPHKIHRVGGNYIPPEALERSLKAIRPYHALLLLESEKALLDQLPLDCSPAMVRLIKTCSAVKNLQQLAQDADLALLQIFQIAAHLVYWGKAIIIFPLCENNVYMLSPHANISLYSTLAKQFAQQFSGHDLPSMLAKFSLPVSLAEFRNPLEAPAQEAQLIQMVVWMLQRRLLIQLHTYVCLLISPSEDEPTPKGEELPLAARVGGRSLSTPSALSFGSPTSSDDMTLTSPSMENSSAELLPGGDSPLNKRMTETLLASLSEHERQVILNIPAAQNPEDLRMFARLLHYFRGHHHLEEIMYNENMRRSQLKTLFDKFRSVLIVTNHEDPIISIFQSPMEYTA; this is encoded by the exons ATGATGCTAAGCCCGTCGGCCGAGTCACCAGATGACAGAAACTCCCTATACAGTCAGTCACGGAACAACAGACATAAAAGCGGGGATAAAACTAGTCCTATAAGCGTCATCCTGGTTAGTTCTGGGAGTAGAGGGAACAAACTTCTCTTTCGGTATCCTTTTCAAAGAATAGCTGATTGTCCGTCTTCTCTCTCAG CAAAACAGCGTAATCCATATGCACTGAACACAACTGGGGATGTTCTGGAAGATCCGGATGGTGATTCAAg GGAGCAATGTCCGCTAACTGACGAACAGTTGGTAGCAGG GTTTTCTGATAGCATCCTGGCCACCATCCTGGCCACCAAGAACGATATGTGTGGAAAGAAGTTTGAACTCAAGATAGATAATGTTCGATTTGTGGGTCACCCGACTCTTCTGCAGCATTCTCCCCTCATCCAG gTTTCCAAAACAGATCCTTCGCCTAAGAGAGAAATGCCCACGATGATCTTGTTTAATGTGGTTTTTGCACTAAGA GCAAACGCCGACCCGTCAGTGATCAGCTGCATGCACAACCTGTCTCGGCGCATCGCCATAGCCCTTCAGCATGAGGAGCGCCGCTGCCAGTACCTGACCAGAGAAGCCAAGCTGATGCTTTCCATGCAAGACGAGATCACCACTACGACTGAGA CAGATGGAACCCCGCAATCCCCATTTAGACAAATTCTTCCAAAATGTAAACTAGCCAGAGACTTAAAGGCGGCCTATGACAG CCTCTGTACAACAGGTGTGGTACGATTACATATCAACAACTGGCTGGAGGTCAGCTTCTGCTTGCCTCATAAGATCCACAGGGTTGGTGGGAACTACATTCCCCCAGAGGCACTAGAGCGCAGTCTGAAGGCCATAAG GCCCTATCATGCCCTGCTGCTGCTAGAAAGTGAGAAGGCGCTGTTGGATCAACTTCCTCTGGACTGCTCACCTGCAATGGTGCGCCTGATAAAGACCTGCTCAGCAGtgaaaaacctgcagcagctcGCCCAGGACGCTGACCTGGCCTTACTTCAG atCTTCCAAATTGCTGCTCACTTGGTTTACTGGGGCAAGGCGATCATCATCTTTCCTCTTTGTGAGAATAACGTCTACATGCTGTCTCCTCATGCCAACATCTCTCT ATACTCCACTTTAGCTAAGCAATTTGCTCAGCAGTTCTCTGGCCACGATCTGCCCTCCATGTTGGCCAAGTTCTCTCTACCGGTCTCATTGGCCGAATTCAGAAACCCCCTGGAAGCCCCTGCACAGGAG GCCCAGCTCATCCAGATGGTGGTGTGGATGCTCCAGCGCCGCCTGCTCATCCAGTTGCACACTTATGTTTGCCTTTTAATATCACCCAGTGAAGATGAGCCTACACCCAAGGGTGAAGAACTTCCACTGGCTGCACGGGTTGGAGGCCGCAGTCTCAGCACCCCGAGCGCTCTCAGTTTTGGTTCTCCAA CCAGCAGTGACGACATGACCCTAACCAGTCCCAGTATGGAGAATTCCAGCGCTGAGCTGCTGCCTGGCGGAGACTCTCCTTTGAATAAAAGGATGACAGAAACACTCCTGGCAAGCCTGTCGGAGCATGAGAGGCAGGTTATACTGAACATCCCGGCTGCGCAAAATCCAGAGGATCTGCGGATGTTTGCCAG GCTGCTGCACTATTTTCGGGGACATCACCACCTGGAAGAAATCATGTACAACGAGAACATGAGGCGATCGCAGCTCAAGACGCTGTTCGACAAGTTCCGCAGCGTCCTCATTGTGACGAACCACGAAGATCCTATTATTTCTATCTTTCAGTCTCCCATGGAGTACACAGCATGA
- the LOC114159593 gene encoding hemoglobin subunit beta-A-like, with the protein MVEWTDEERRAITTLWGQIDVGEIGPQALTRLLIVYPWTQRHFGAFGNLSTYAAIVGNAKVAQHGKTVMSGLETAVKNMDNIKNAYAKLSVMHSDKLHVDPDNFRTLAECISVVVAAKFGPTVFTASFQEAWQKFLAVVVSALGRQYH; encoded by the exons ATGGTCGAGTGGACAGATGAAGAGCGCAGGGCCATCACAACTCTGTGGGGACAAATTGATGTGGGTGAGATTGGACCCCAAGCTCTGACCAG GCTTCTGATTGTGTATCCCTGGACTCAGAGACATTTTGGAGCCTTCGGAAACCTGTCCACCTACGCTGCCATTGTCGGAAATGCCAAAGTGGCTCAGCATGGAAAAACTGTGATGAGTGGACTGGAAACTGCAGTGAAGAACATGGACAACATCAAGAATGCCTATGCCAAGCTGAGCGTCATGCACTCTGACAAGCTGCATGTGGATCCCGATAACTTCAGG acTCTTGCTGAATGCATCTCAGTGGTTGTGGCCGCCAAATTTGGCCCCACTGTCTTCACAGCTAGTTTCCAGGAGGCCTGGCAGAAGTTCCTGGCTGTGGTGGTCTCCGCCCTGGGAAGACAATACCactaa
- the LOC114159598 gene encoding hemoglobin subunit alpha-A: MSLSGKDKTVVKSFWDKVAPKAAEIGGEALGRMLTAYPQTKTYFSHWSDLSPESAQVKKHGATIMSAIGDTVAKIDDMPSALSKLSELHAFKLRVDPANFRILAHNIILVLALYYPADFTPEVHVSIDKFLQNLALALSEKYR; encoded by the exons atgaGTCTCTCAGGAAAGGACAAGACTGTGGTGAAGTCTTTCTGGGACAAAGTGGCCCCTAAAGCTGCTGAGATTGGGGGCGAGGCTCTCGGCAG GATGCTGACTGCATACCCGCAAACCAAGACCTACTTTTCACACTGGTCTGATCTGAGCCCAGAGTCTGCACAGGTGAAGAAGCATGGTGCCACCATCATGTCAGCTATTGGAGACACCGTCGCAAAGATTGATGACATGCCTAGTGCCTTGTCTAAGCTCAGCGAGCTGCATGCCTTCAAGCTCCGAGTGGACCCCGCTAACTTCAGG ATCCTCGCTCACAACATCATCCTGGTGCTGGCCTTGTACTACCCTGCTGACTTCACCCCTGAGGTCCATGTCTCCATTGACAAGTTCCTGCAGAACCTGGCCTTGGCTCTGTCTGAGAAGTACCGCTAA